One Hyphomonadaceae bacterium BL14 genomic window, CCGGGCCGGCTGGTGCCGGATGAGCGCTGACGGGCGGCGCGGCTGGGCGCAGGCGGGTGCGTTCTGGGGCGTGTATGCCGATGAGGCCGGTGCCAGTGGCGCGCTTGAGGGCGCGCAGGACCCGTGCTACCGCTCGCTTCCGGAGCCAGCGGCGCTGGCCGCCCGCGACGCGACAGCGCCCGACGGGCCGGCCCGCTGATCATATCAGTCCCGCGCCGCGCATGGGCCTTGCCCTGCCCGCCGCCAGAGCAGACCGTTGCCGGGAACGTCATGTCCCGGCCGGCCCCGAGGACCCATGACCGCTCAAAGCAACAGCTATGATTATGACGCCCTGATCGCCTGCGGGCGGGGCGAGCTTTTCGGGCCGGGCAATGCCCAGCTGCCCCTGCCGCCCATGTTGATGTTCGACCGTATCACCCGCATAGCCGCCGAGGGCGGTGCCTATAACAAGGGCGAGGTCATCGCCGAGCTCGATGTGAAGCCGGACCTGTGGTTCTTCGACTGCCATTTCCAGGGCGACCCGGTGATGCCGGGCTGTCTGGGGCTGGACGCCATGTGGCAGCTGGTCGGCTTCTTCCTGGGCTGGACCGGCGCACCGGGCAAGGGCCGGGCGCTGGGCGTGGGCGAGGTGAAATTCACCGGCCAGGTGCCGCCGACAGTCAAAGCCGTGCGTTACATCATCGACCTCAAGCGCGTCATCAACCGCAAGCTTGTGCTCGGCATTGCTGACGGACGCGTGGAGGCGGACGGCCAGCTGATCTATGTGGCGAAGGATTTGCGGGTCGGCCTGTTCCGCCCCGAAGACCTCAATAGCGGAGGCGCTCAATGAGACGTGTCGTCGTCACCGGCATCGGTATCGTATCCTCCATAGGCGACAATGCCGACGAGGTCGCCGCCTCGCTGAAAGCGGGACGCTGCGGCGTCGGCGCGGCACCCGAATATGCCGAGCTGAACTTCAAGTGCCAGGTGCATGCGCGCCCGAAAGCCAATCCGGCTGACCATGTGGACAAGCGCGCCTGGCGCTTCATGGGTGATGGGGCGGGCTGGGCCTACATGGCCATGGAACAGGCCATCGCCGATGCCGGCCTGAGCCCCGAAGAGGTCTCCCACGAACGCACCGGCCTGATTGTCGGCACCGGCGGGCCCAGCGTGGAGGCCATCGTGGCCGCCGCCGATATCACCCGCGACAAGGGTCCGCGCCGCATCGGGCCGTTCGCCGTGCCCAAGGCGATGTGCTCCACCGGCTCGGCCACGCTGGCCACACCGTTCAAGATCAAGGGTCTGAACTACTCCATCAGTTCGGCCTGCACGACCTCGCTGCACTGCATCGGCGCGGCAGCCGAGCAGATCCAGTTCGGTAAGCAGGATGTGATGTTCGCCGGCGGCGGCGAAGAGCTGCACTGGGCGCTGTCCAACTTGTTCGACGCCATGGGTGCCATGAGCTCGAACTATAACGATACACCCCAGAAAGCCTCGCGCGCGTTCGACAAGGACCGCGACGGCTTCGTGATCGCGGGCGGTGCCGGCATCGTGGTGCTGGAAGACTATGAGCGGGCGAAGGCGCGCGGTGCCACCATCTGGGCTGAAGTGCTCGGCTATGGCGCCACGTCGGACGGCCATGACATGGTCCAGCCCTCGGGCGAGGGCGCGGCGCGCTGCATGCGCATGGCGCTGGCTCAGGCCGGGGGGCGCCAGATCGACTATATCAACCCTCACGCCACCTCCACCCCGGTGGGCGACATCAAGGAGGCCGAAGCCCTGCGCGCGGTGTTCGGCCAGACCATCCCGGCCCTGTCAGGCACCAAGTCCATGTCCGGCCACTCGCTCGGCGCGGCGGGCGTGCAGGAGGCGATCTACTGCCTCCTGATGATGAAGCATGGCTTCATCGCGCCCTCCATCAACGTGGACACCGTGGACCCGGAGCTGGCCGACCTGCCCATCGTGACCAAAACCCAACAGGCCGAGCTCAACACCATCCTGTCCAACTCCTTCGGTTTTGGCGGCACCAACGGCACGCTGATCATGGGACGGCCTGACTAATTCACTCCCTTTTCTGGCCGCAATGTCCGGTGCACCATCGCGCATCTCGGGACAGGGAGAGGGACATGATCAGATGCAGATTGGGCGGATTGGCCGGGGTACTGGCGTGCGCGATGCTGGCGGGGTGTGGCGCCGATGGCGGGCCGGAGCCGGGGCAGGCGGGCTATCCGCAGAGCGACACGGTGTCGGTGGCCGGCTCGCGCATGGCCGCTGCACCGCCGCCGCCGGCTATGACCGAGCAGGCGATGGACCCCGGCGCCGGCGCATCACAGGCGCCGGCTGAAGCCGGCGAGCCCGTATCCTATCTGGCGTATCGCTATGATTACTCTGTGCGCCTGCCCGGCGAGGGCCTGGCGGCGCTGCACGGCGCCCATGTGGCGGCGTGCGAGGCGGCGGGGCTGAACCAGTGCCAGGTCATCCACGCCTCCACCCAGAATGCCGGGACGGAGAACGCCCGCGCCCATCTGCGCTTGCGCGCGGCACCGGCCTGGATTGCGCGTTTCCGCGAGGGCCTGGCCGCCGAGCTTGAGGGTGCCGGCGGGACAGTGATTTCGGAGCAGACCGGCGTTGAGGACCTCACCACCCAGATCGTGGACGGCGAGGCGCGCCTGCGCGCCCGCATCGCCCTGCGTGACCGGCTGCAGGCCATGCTGGAGCAGCGCGAGGCGCGCCTTGAGGAGCTGATCCAGGTGGAGCGCGAGCTGGCGCGCGTCCAGGCCGATATCGAATCGCGCGAGAGCGTGATCGCGGCCCTGCGCCTGCGCGTGTCCATGTCAGAGCTGAGCGTGAATTACCAGC contains:
- the fabA gene encoding 3-hydroxyacyl-[acyl-carrier-protein] dehydratase FabA, whose translation is MTAQSNSYDYDALIACGRGELFGPGNAQLPLPPMLMFDRITRIAAEGGAYNKGEVIAELDVKPDLWFFDCHFQGDPVMPGCLGLDAMWQLVGFFLGWTGAPGKGRALGVGEVKFTGQVPPTVKAVRYIIDLKRVINRKLVLGIADGRVEADGQLIYVAKDLRVGLFRPEDLNSGGAQ
- the fabB gene encoding beta-ketoacyl-ACP synthase I, whose protein sequence is MRRVVVTGIGIVSSIGDNADEVAASLKAGRCGVGAAPEYAELNFKCQVHARPKANPADHVDKRAWRFMGDGAGWAYMAMEQAIADAGLSPEEVSHERTGLIVGTGGPSVEAIVAAADITRDKGPRRIGPFAVPKAMCSTGSATLATPFKIKGLNYSISSACTTSLHCIGAAAEQIQFGKQDVMFAGGGEELHWALSNLFDAMGAMSSNYNDTPQKASRAFDKDRDGFVIAGGAGIVVLEDYERAKARGATIWAEVLGYGATSDGHDMVQPSGEGAARCMRMALAQAGGRQIDYINPHATSTPVGDIKEAEALRAVFGQTIPALSGTKSMSGHSLGAAGVQEAIYCLLMMKHGFIAPSINVDTVDPELADLPIVTKTQQAELNTILSNSFGFGGTNGTLIMGRPD
- a CDS encoding DUF4349 domain-containing protein, with amino-acid sequence MIRCRLGGLAGVLACAMLAGCGADGGPEPGQAGYPQSDTVSVAGSRMAAAPPPPAMTEQAMDPGAGASQAPAEAGEPVSYLAYRYDYSVRLPGEGLAALHGAHVAACEAAGLNQCQVIHASTQNAGTENARAHLRLRAAPAWIARFREGLAAELEGAGGTVISEQTGVEDLTTQIVDGEARLRARIALRDRLQAMLEQREARLEELIQVERELARVQADIESRESVIAALRLRVSMSELSVNYQPQLTPASASNFEPVSEAIESMSRVFAESLATMIGFLAGLLPWLVLIIPGAWLIRRWVRKGLERRRARKAAPAG